The following coding sequences are from one Vicugna pacos chromosome 11, VicPac4, whole genome shotgun sequence window:
- the COMTD1 gene encoding catechol O-methyltransferase domain-containing protein 1 — protein sequence MTQPLPRLSVPSALALGSVALGAAFASGLFLGRRFSPWRPRREKRLLPPEDSPLWQYLLSRSMREHPALRSLRLLTLEQPQGDSMMTCEQAQLLANLARLIKAKKALDLGTFTGYSALALALALPPAGRVVTCEVDAGPPELGRPLWRQAEEEHKIDLRLKPALETLDELLAAGEAGTFDVAVVDADKENCTAYYERCLQLLRPGGVLAVLSVLWRGEVLQPQPQDKVAQCVRNLNERILRDARVHISLLPLGDGLTLAFKI from the exons ATGACCCAGCCCTTGCCCCGGCTTTCTGTGCCCTCCGCGCTAGCCCTGGGCTCGGTCGCACTCGGCGCCGCCTTCGCTAGCGGCCTGTTCCTAG GTAGACGGTTCTCTCCATGGCGGCCCCGGCGAGAGAAGCGCCTGCTGCCCCCTGAGGACAGCCCCCTTTGGCAGTATCTGCTGAGCCGCTCCATGCGGGAGCACCCAGCGCTGCGGAGCCTACGGCTG CTGACCCTGGAGCAGCCGCAGGGGGATTCCATGATGACCTGTGAGCAGGCCCAGCTCCTGGCCAACCTGGCTCGCCTCATCAAGGCTAAGAAAGCGCTGGACCTGG GCACTTTCACAGGCTACTCAGCCCTAGCGTTGGCTCTGGCGCTGCCCCCGGCCGGGCGCGTAGTGACCTGCGAGGTGGACGCGGGGCCCCCAGAGCTGGGGCGGCCCCTGTGGAGGCAG GCTGAGGAGGAGCACAAGATCGACCTTCGATTGAAGCCCGCCCTGGAGACCCTGG ACGAGCTCCTGGCCGCGGGCGAGGCTGGCACCTTCGACGTGGCCGTGGTGGACGCGGACAAGGAGAACTGCACCGCCTACTATGAGCGGTGCCTGCAGCTGCTGCGACCCGGAGGCGTCCTCGCTGTGCTCAGT GTTCTGTGGCGTGGAGAGGTGCTGCAGCCTCAACCGCAGGACAAGGTGGCCCAGTGTGTGCGAAACCTGAACGAGCGCATCCTGCGCGACGCCAGGGTCCACATCAGCCTCCTGCCCCTGGGCGACGGCCTCACCTTAGCCTTCAAGATCTAG